The Lolium rigidum isolate FL_2022 chromosome 2, APGP_CSIRO_Lrig_0.1, whole genome shotgun sequence genomic interval ATCCATGTTTCTTTCGATCTCTCTTGGTCTtgccctctattcttttccagatCTCTTTTTCTGATCGCGTTTTCCCGGCGGCCTGGGCGTCGCCACTGTTTCCAGATACTTTacgtgaggaggaagaaggagaagaaaggtgACGTGGAGACGTAGTTATTAGAATTGGTCTACAAGGGCCTAGTTCCTTGCCGAAGTTGTAAGGCCCATGAAGCTACAGCAGGACtgaaaaaaccagaaaaaaccgGGACTGATGGTTTTTGGGCCGGACTGAGTGGGGAACGAAAATGGACTGAGAGGGACTGAACGTGGGAAATCTGACTGAACGTGGAATGAATTGGGCTGGGGGGAATCTGACTTGAACCCAATTGTATTTTCAGCTAGCTGATAATTAGACACTCCctaaaatttaaatgtatattTTAATAAAATTAAGATACTTTTGATGAGATGGAGGGAATCTTTTGATTTGATAATTGTCATTTACATTACAGATTTGCACAAAATTCATGTGTTCAGCTATCGACCACCAGTTCACTCACCGGAGTCCAACGGAATCTTCTTCGTTCACCATCCAGATGCCACGGGCTGCTGACTGAACTCTACTGCGCTTTGCCGGCTTCTCTTCTTATCTCCGTCTCCGACGAGCCCGCGCATCCGACCTGCTCGACCCGGTCCGCgagcgatggcggcgacggcgctggCACTGAGCAGCGGGCACCAGATGCCGGCGGTGGGGCTCGGCGTCTGGCGGATGGACTCCCCCGCCATCCGCGGCCTCATCCACTCCGCCCTCCGCGCTGGCTACCGCCACTTCGACTGCGCCGGTACGCGCCCCTCCGTCCGCCAGCCCGCCCGCGCGCTTCCCCTTATCCACCTCTTCGCATCTACGCCCGCCCGCCCACCTGGATGGAATCGAATCGGATCGAAACGAATCCCCACGGGTCGTATCCTTACAGTCCAATGGCTCTAATCTAGGATATGCTTTGTGTGTCCGCCTGTGAAACTTCAATCTGATTTTGAATAACCGTGTTCCTCATGTCTAGTTTATGCGGTTTGAACTCGGTGGTGGGCAGTAGATTTGCAAGGGTTGACGAGGAACGAATTTGCAATAGTAATAGCTCTTAACTGGCAGTGGTATATTTGGGGGCGATGATTTTCTAACTGCGCTTGCTTTCTACTCTTGCAGCCGACTACCAAAACGAGTCTGAAGTTGGTGATGCACTTGCGGAGGCATTTGAAACTGGACTTGTCAAGAGGGAAGATCTTTTCATCACAACCAAGGTGCATATATGGACGGTTATTCTTCAGATAATAAAATACTGTTGTTTTCCTATGTTGGAAATGACGAGCCAGCTGCCACTTTGGGCAAGGACCTGAATCTGTTAACAACAATGTCTTATGAGCAGGCTAAATGAGGCTCTATATAGGAAATGCTGATATAACATAGTCCCTTCGTTAAACCACTGTATGATAGTGTGGTTGGATCTGGTATTCGAAACTATGGTAGATTGAAATCAAATGGTTGATCTAGCATTTTGAGAAAAGGTGTTGCATCTGTTGTCAGTGATAGGCGTGGCTGGTACATCAGGTCCCATCTCTTAACCTTCAAATGACGACGACCTATTAAGTGTCTGATGGAACGCTTAAAAAACTTAGGTGGCCCTGTGACTTAACTGGAACAAGGTTTTGTTGTTATTGCAATGCGTCGTGAGTATGATGTGGTCGCTGCTGAtagtatccccccccccccccaatcccAGCTATATCCAGAAGTTGTTGGATTTTCCTAATTTTAGAATGGGATGGGCTTATGGCTGACGTGAGATGTGATGACATTGGGACCCTGATGAGACATTCTCAGTACACCTATGGTTGTTTTTATGTACACCTGATTTGGGTCTCAACATTCATGTGATGATAATCTTGAATCTGTTTTCCTCCCACATAAATTATGTTTTTGAAACCTCCACATATGTTGTTATTGTCTATCACATTACTGGAATCTCCACATATGTTGTTATTGTCTATTTTGTTACTGAAATCTTCACATATGTTTTTATTGTAGTTGTGGAACTCAGATCACGGCCATGTGCTCGAAGCCTGTAAGGCCAGTCTGAAGAAGCTGCGGTTGGATTATCTTGATCTCTACCTTATTCACTTCCCAGTTGCTACTAAGCATACTGGTATGATCCTCGTCTTTATTTTACCTTGCATTGATGAAGACCATTTTGTGTTATGTTTCATTGTGTGACTCACTGAATTGATTGAGTATTTTAATTTCAATTTGTAATAGGCGTTGGCACAACTGCCAGTGCTCTTGGTGACGATGGTGTGCTTGATATTGATACCACAATCTCATTGGAGACAACATGGCATGCCATGGAAGATCTTGTTTCCAAGGGATTGGTTCGCAGCATTGGGATTAGGTAAAGCATAGCATGTTACATTGATTCTTCTACGTTTTGTTATTTTTAACACTTTTTGAATTTTGTGGTATTTGTTCCTTGATTCGTTTAGCCTGCCTTCTTTCTTACGATTCATCATTTGTCAATTACTTGTTATTTTCCCTTTTGTTCCTAGCTGAAGCCACAGTTCAGTATATTTAGTATTGAACTGTCCAGCTTAATTGTTCCCTTAGTTTACTAGTACGTAAACTTGTTTCGTCTATATCCCTCAAAAAAAACTTGTTTGGTCTACTCCTATCAACTGCATTTTTATAGTGATGTGGTGCTTCCTGATCTTTTCAATTATTGGCTTATTTCTGCAAATTAGTTGATGTTCCTTGTTGCCCATAGTTTATCCTCTTCTCATTCTTATGCTGGGAACCTTCCAAGTCCTGCTGAACGTGAGTTGTCATAGATTCGTGTGGGTGACTCTATAGTCTATACTATGTATATTTATGTTTCAATATTTCTTATGTTCTTGCTTCATTCGTACAATTGTACAATGAACTCTTTCCTCTAGGTTACTGATAAATCTATGTAGGCCGATACTGTTAAATTTTAAATAGATTCCGGGTGATTTTTACTGTTCCATCTTATCCAATCGAATACCTTACAATTTGTATGTGCCAATATCAGGTAACTAGACCGAATGATGACATATGCTGGCACAAAGAATAAGATTATGTCTTTCTATGTTTATTCTTCTGTATAGAGAGTCTTTGATTTATCTCCTTGCAGTGTCCTTAGTGACGATTAGAATAATGATTCTACATATGGTATCCATGACATTTTGTTCTCTCTAAGTAGCCGCAACTTGGGAACTCTTCCGCAATATCAGGTTTATAGACTACTGTGACGGCTGAGTGTTAATTTTGAACCTAATTACCAATATCTCGCCTTTCGTAGTCCCGTTATGTTGTCTCCACATCACGAGTTGAGATTTCATGGCCTACCTCTGTAGGACTTTGTTTTCTTGAGCCTGACCCTTGAATTATTCATGCAGCAATTACGACATCTTCCTCACCAGAGACATCTTGGCGTATGCCAAGATAAAGCCCGCGGTCAACCAAATCGAGACACACCCTTACTTCCAGCGTGAATCTCTTGTGAAGTTCTGCCAGAAGCACGGGATCTGCGTCACTGCACACACACCCCTGGGCGGGTCCACTGCCAACACCGAGTGGTTTGGCTCCGTGTCATGCCTCGACGATCCAGTCATCAAGGTCAGTATCACATTCCATTCCAGTATCTGCGAAAAAGGGAACTTGTGCAGGCCTACGTGCGTGGTGATAGTTTGTCAAACTGTTTTCCTGTACCGATGTCGCAGTCTCTGGCCGAGAAATATGGCAAGACGCCGGCGCAGCTCGTCCTCCGGTGGGGCCTCCAGAGGAACACGGTGGTGATCCCCAAGACCTCCAAGGTGGAAAGGCTGGAGGAGAACTTCGCGGTCTTCGACTTTGACATCTCCGGCGAGGACATGGAGAAGATGAAGGCTCTCGACCGCAACTACCGCACCAACCAGCCGGCAAAGTTCTGGGGCATTGACCTCTACGCTTGATCGATTCCACTATCATGATTTGCTTCCCGGACAGCACCGACAATAAAATGGGAAGTTTTCATTAGCTAATACGAACTTTATTTGTTGATGGTGAATTTAGAGGACAACCGATCGGTTATTGTACTGTTCGTGCCAATATCCGCTTCATTCTGATTGTACCTTAAAAATCGTATGCGGTTGGATTG includes:
- the LOC124691406 gene encoding NADP-dependent D-sorbitol-6-phosphate dehydrogenase-like — protein: MAATALALSSGHQMPAVGLGVWRMDSPAIRGLIHSALRAGYRHFDCAADYQNESEVGDALAEAFETGLVKREDLFITTKLWNSDHGHVLEACKASLKKLRLDYLDLYLIHFPVATKHTGVGTTASALGDDGVLDIDTTISLETTWHAMEDLVSKGLVRSIGISNYDIFLTRDILAYAKIKPAVNQIETHPYFQRESLVKFCQKHGICVTAHTPLGGSTANTEWFGSVSCLDDPVIKSLAEKYGKTPAQLVLRWGLQRNTVVIPKTSKVERLEENFAVFDFDISGEDMEKMKALDRNYRTNQPAKFWGIDLYA